The following are encoded together in the Chlorocebus sabaeus isolate Y175 chromosome 20, mChlSab1.0.hap1, whole genome shotgun sequence genome:
- the LOC140709415 gene encoding double homeobox protein 4C-like: protein MALPTPGDGALPAEARGRGRRRRLVWTPSQREALRACFERNPYPGIATREELARAIGIPEPRVQIWFQNERSRQLRQHRRESRPWPGKRGPQEGRRKRTAVTRSQTALLLRAFQQDRFPGIATREELARETGLPESRIQIWFQNRRARHPGQGGGAPAHAGGLCDAAPGGCLPAPSPLAFAHTGAWGTGLPAPHVPCAPWTLPPGAFASQGAGAVAPLQPGQAAQAAGIPHPAPAGGDWELSYAALATPEGALSHPQTPRGWPPRPSQWRGDQDPQHHSLPGPCSVGQPGPAGAEPQGQGVLAPPTSQGSPWWGWGQGPQVAGAAWEPQIGAAPPPGPAPREASAGQEQMQAVRAPSPPLQEPGRSSALPSSLLDELLETPEFLQQAQPLLETEAPTELQDVGEPAWLEPLLLSEEEYRALLEEL, encoded by the coding sequence ATGGCTCTCCCGACACCTGGAGACGGCGCCCTCCCGGCGGAGGCCCGAGGACGAGGACGGCGAAGGAGACTCGTTTGGACCCCgagccagagggaggccctgcgAGCCTGCTTTGAGCGGAACCCGTACCCGGGCATCGCCACCAGGGAAGAGCTGGCCCGGGCCATCGGCATTCCGGAGCCCAGGgtccagatttggtttcagaacgagAGATCACGCCAGCTGAGGCAGCACCGGCGGGAATCTCGGCCCTGGCCCGGGAAACGCGGCCCGCAAGAAGGCAGGCGAAAGCGGACCGCCGTCACCCGGTCCCAGACCGCCCTGCTCCTGCGAGCCTTCCAGCAGGATCGCTTTCCGGGCATCGCCACCCGGGAAGAACTGGCCAGAGAGACGGGCCTCCCGGAGTCCCGgattcagatttggtttcagaaccggagggccaggcacccaggccagggtggCGGGGCACCGGCGCACGCAGGCGGCCTGTGCGACGCGGCCCCCGGCGGGTGTCTCCCCGCCCCCTCGCCGTTGGCCTTCGCCCACACCGGGGCGTGGGGAACGGGGCTTCCCGCGCCCCACGTGCCCTGCGCGCCCTGGACTCTCCCACCGGGGGCTTTCGCgagccagggagcaggggccGTCGCCCCGCTGCAGCCCGGCCAGGCCGCGCAGGCAGCGGGGATCCCCCATCCAGCCCCGGCAGGCGGGGATTGGGAACTTTCCTACGCTGCCCTGGCGACTCCGGAAGGGGCGCTCTCCCACCCTCAGACCCCCCGGGGGTGGCCTCCGCGCCCGAGCCAATGGCGGGGGGACCAGGACCCGCAGCACCACAGCCTGCCGGGCCCTTGCTCGGTGGGACAGCCCGGGCCCGCCGGAGCTGAGCCGCAGGGCCAGGGTGTGCTCGCGCCGCCCACGTCCCAGGGGAGTccgtggtggggctggggccaggggccCCAGGTCGCCGGGGCGGCGTGGGAGCCCCAAATCGGGgcagctccacctccggggcccGCGCCCCGGGAGGCCTCCGCGGGGCAGGAGCAGATGCAAGCCGTCCGGGCGCCCTCCCCGCCGCTCCAGGAGCCTGGGCGCTCGTCtgcactcccctccagcctgctggATGAGCTCCTGGAGACCCCCGAGTTTCTGCAGCAGGCGCAACCTCTGCTAGAAACGGAGGCCCCGACGGAGCTGCAGGACGTGGGAGAGCCCGCTTGGCTGGAACCGCTACTCCTCAGCGAGGAGGAATACCGGGCTCTGCTGGAGGAGCTTTAG